In Paraburkholderia flava, one genomic interval encodes:
- a CDS encoding class I SAM-dependent methyltransferase, whose amino-acid sequence MTVAVKTFPKMIKELATFENFSELGYLLANADLAQEALRNPMFTGFAHFVRYGQNEQRMQFKPTMSDAEIDRALLDNSIPAPDKLKNAHLNQSNLVLELGNHEGMSVLEIGSREVTGVSNAKSLFTNAKYTGFDYYPGNNVDVVGDAHKLSTYFDKEQKFDLIYSTAVFEHLAMPWVVAQEISKLLKVGGMLFIETHFSYSSHERPWHFFQFSDMGLRALFSPALGFECIEAAMANPITGKFSSLADPYLRGQWVQGLYCHSQYLGVKRRDVQSVDWDGVAIDDIVSGTAYPAPRA is encoded by the coding sequence GTGACCGTTGCAGTCAAAACTTTCCCCAAGATGATCAAAGAACTCGCGACTTTTGAAAATTTCAGCGAATTGGGCTACCTGCTCGCCAATGCAGATCTTGCACAGGAAGCGTTGAGAAACCCGATGTTCACGGGATTCGCACACTTCGTCAGATACGGGCAGAACGAGCAAAGGATGCAGTTCAAGCCGACGATGTCCGATGCCGAGATAGATCGCGCGTTGCTGGACAACAGTATCCCGGCGCCGGACAAGCTGAAAAACGCCCATCTAAACCAGAGCAATCTGGTTCTCGAGCTTGGAAATCACGAGGGCATGAGCGTGCTCGAGATCGGTAGCCGCGAGGTCACCGGAGTATCCAATGCCAAAAGTCTGTTCACCAACGCGAAGTACACTGGATTCGACTACTACCCGGGAAATAACGTCGACGTGGTGGGCGATGCCCACAAGCTTTCCACGTACTTCGACAAGGAACAGAAATTCGACCTGATCTATTCGACCGCGGTGTTCGAGCATCTGGCCATGCCTTGGGTCGTCGCGCAGGAAATATCGAAACTGCTGAAGGTCGGCGGAATGCTGTTCATCGAGACACACTTCTCGTACTCGTCGCATGAACGTCCGTGGCATTTCTTCCAGTTCAGCGACATGGGACTCCGCGCATTATTTTCCCCGGCGCTCGGCTTCGAATGTATTGAAGCCGCGATGGCGAACCCGATCACGGGGAAGTTCTCGTCGCTTGCCGATCCCTATCTGCGCGGTCAATGGGTGCAGGGGCTGTATTGTCATAGCCAGTATCTGGGCGTGAAGCGTCGCGATGTTCAATCGGTCGATTGGGACGGTGTTGCTATCGACGACATCGTGAGCGGAACGGCGTATCCCGCCCCCCGCGCCTGA